The Agromyces hippuratus genome has a window encoding:
- a CDS encoding SDR family oxidoreductase, whose amino-acid sequence MPSDASDSANAPTIDARDLETTLRVLATLSELDQDDPDFETVRHATAKMFKAVKVARRLEKRRVIQDADRAVIAATATGAPTRIDDETRGADLVSGTDARTAGELQVARPCYICKQRYTLVDAFYHQLCPSCAAMSHAKRDARTDLTGKRALLTGGRAKIGMYIALRLLRDGAHTTITTRFPRDAARRFAAMPDAADWLHRLKIVGIDLRDPAQVIALADDVAAQGSLDILINNAAQTVRRSPGSYSPLVEAESSPLPDGPMPELVSFGHTNDAHPLALADSVSSHPVLTSGLFAGTMTADDLTALALAPGSSSLAKLADRTAIDAGGLVPDLHHENSWSAVVQDVDPLEMLEVQLCNTTAPFILVSRLRASLAASSARRTYIVNVSAMEGQFGRGYKGPGHPHTNMAKAAMNMLTRTSAKEMLADGILMTSVDTGWITDERPHPTKVRLAEEGFHAPLDLVDGAARVYDPIVRGEAGEDVTGVFLKDYVRADW is encoded by the coding sequence ATGCCCTCCGACGCCTCCGACTCCGCCAACGCGCCCACGATCGACGCGCGCGATCTCGAGACGACGCTGCGGGTGCTCGCCACGCTCAGCGAGCTCGACCAGGACGACCCCGACTTCGAGACCGTCCGCCACGCGACCGCGAAGATGTTCAAGGCGGTCAAGGTGGCACGCCGCCTCGAGAAGCGCCGTGTCATCCAAGACGCCGACCGCGCCGTGATCGCCGCGACGGCGACGGGCGCACCCACCCGCATCGACGACGAGACCCGGGGCGCCGACCTCGTGAGCGGCACCGACGCCCGCACCGCCGGCGAGCTGCAGGTCGCCCGCCCCTGTTACATCTGCAAGCAGCGCTACACGCTCGTCGACGCGTTCTACCACCAGCTCTGCCCGAGCTGTGCGGCCATGAGCCACGCCAAGCGCGACGCACGCACCGACCTCACCGGCAAGCGGGCCCTCCTCACCGGCGGTCGCGCGAAGATCGGCATGTACATCGCACTTCGCCTGCTGCGCGACGGCGCACACACGACGATCACGACGAGGTTCCCGCGTGACGCCGCCCGTCGGTTCGCCGCGATGCCCGACGCCGCCGACTGGCTGCACCGCCTGAAGATCGTCGGCATCGACCTGCGCGACCCCGCCCAGGTGATCGCGCTCGCCGACGACGTGGCCGCGCAGGGATCGCTCGACATCCTCATCAACAACGCGGCGCAGACCGTGCGCCGCTCCCCCGGTTCGTACTCGCCCCTCGTCGAAGCGGAGTCCTCGCCGCTGCCCGACGGCCCCATGCCCGAGCTCGTGAGCTTCGGCCACACGAACGACGCGCACCCGCTCGCGCTCGCCGACTCGGTGTCGAGCCACCCCGTGCTCACATCGGGCCTCTTCGCCGGCACAATGACGGCCGACGACCTCACGGCGCTCGCGCTCGCCCCCGGTTCGAGCTCGCTCGCGAAGCTCGCCGACCGCACCGCGATCGACGCCGGCGGGCTCGTGCCCGACCTGCACCACGAGAACAGCTGGAGCGCCGTCGTGCAGGACGTCGACCCGCTCGAGATGCTCGAGGTGCAGCTCTGCAACACGACGGCCCCGTTCATCCTCGTGAGCCGCCTGCGCGCGTCGCTCGCCGCCTCGTCGGCACGCCGCACGTACATCGTGAACGTCTCGGCGATGGAGGGCCAGTTCGGTCGCGGCTACAAGGGCCCGGGGCATCCGCACACCAACATGGCGAAGGCCGCGATGAACATGCTCACGCGCACGAGCGCGAAGGAGATGCTCGCCGACGGCATCCTCATGACGAGCGTCGACACCGGCTGGATCACCGACGAGCGCCCGCACCCCACGAAGGTGCGACTCGCCGAGGAGGGCTTCCACGCCCCGCTCGACCTCGTCGACGGCGCCGCGCGGGTCTACGACCCCATCGTGCGCGGCGAGGCAGGCGAAGACGTCACCGGCGTGTTCCTGAAGGATTACGTGCGCGCCGACTGGTGA
- the pepN gene encoding aminopeptidase N, whose product MPGENLTRIEAEERAALVSVRDYDVVLDVTTGPEVFSTQTTVRFTATAGASTFIDAITATVHSVTLNGVALDPAEVSDGVRIQLPNLAAENELVVVADGRYMNTGEGLHRFVDPADGEVYLYTQFEVPDSRRMFAVFEQPDLKAEFKFTVTAPSHWQVISNQPTPEPELHPSGRRADDVSTATWAFEPTPRMSSYITALIAGPYDVVRDELTSSDGRVIPLGVFSRKSLSQYLDADYIFEKTKQGFEYFEAKFDVPYPFAKYDQLFVPEYNAGAMENAGAVTFTEVYVFRSKVTDAIKERRVVTILHELAHMWFGDLVTMKWWNDLWLNESFAEWASTIATAEATEWHHAWTTFNSMEKSWAYRQDQLPSTHPIVAEIRDLEDVLVNFDGITYAKGGSVLKQLAAWVGIEAFFTGVSAYFKKHAWGNTTLADLLGELEVASGRDLSAWSKLWLETAGVNTLRPEIATDDAGTITAFTVLQSAHPDYPTIRPHRAAIGFYNLVDGALVREHRVELDIDGERTDVAELVGLARPDLVLLNDDDLAYAKIRLDEASLQVALGNLSKIEDPLARALVWSSVWDAVRDAETSASDYLELVLGNIASETESTTLRIILANAQLAASAYVAPEHRSDARRSLADGFWQLAQQAAAGSDAQFQFVKAFASIAEAGSHVDALAGLFDGSITLDGLDIDTDLGWELLIALVAAGRAGDAEIDARLESDKTATGQESAAHARAATPTAEGKQRAWASVIDVDTATNSVVRTTATGFVRADDQSLLTPFIERYFGMLDGIWKSRSYAIAEKLVDLLYPAPLANRALVEASHAWLAANADAAPALRRLVVENVAGVERALAAQARDAQ is encoded by the coding sequence GTGCCCGGAGAGAACCTCACCCGAATCGAAGCCGAGGAGCGTGCTGCGCTCGTCTCGGTGCGCGACTACGACGTCGTGCTCGATGTCACCACCGGTCCGGAGGTGTTCAGCACCCAGACGACCGTGCGGTTCACCGCGACCGCGGGTGCGTCGACGTTCATCGACGCCATCACGGCGACCGTGCACTCGGTCACCCTGAACGGTGTCGCGCTCGACCCCGCCGAAGTGAGCGACGGCGTGCGCATCCAGCTGCCGAACCTCGCCGCCGAGAACGAGCTCGTCGTCGTCGCCGACGGCCGCTACATGAACACCGGTGAGGGCCTGCACCGCTTCGTCGACCCCGCCGACGGCGAGGTCTACCTCTACACCCAGTTCGAGGTGCCCGACTCGCGTCGCATGTTCGCCGTGTTCGAGCAGCCCGACCTGAAGGCCGAGTTCAAGTTCACGGTCACCGCGCCGTCGCACTGGCAGGTCATCTCGAACCAGCCGACGCCCGAGCCCGAGCTGCACCCCTCCGGCCGCCGCGCCGACGACGTCTCGACGGCCACGTGGGCGTTCGAGCCGACGCCGCGCATGTCGAGTTACATCACCGCGCTCATCGCGGGCCCCTACGACGTCGTGCGCGACGAGCTCACGAGCTCCGACGGGCGGGTCATCCCCCTCGGCGTGTTCAGCCGCAAGAGCCTGTCGCAGTACCTCGACGCCGACTACATCTTCGAGAAGACGAAGCAGGGCTTCGAGTACTTCGAGGCGAAGTTCGACGTGCCGTACCCGTTCGCGAAGTACGACCAGCTCTTCGTGCCCGAGTACAACGCCGGTGCCATGGAGAACGCGGGCGCGGTGACCTTCACCGAGGTCTACGTGTTCCGCTCGAAGGTCACCGACGCGATCAAGGAGCGCCGGGTCGTCACAATCCTGCACGAGCTCGCGCACATGTGGTTCGGCGACCTCGTCACCATGAAGTGGTGGAACGACCTGTGGCTGAACGAGTCGTTCGCCGAGTGGGCGTCGACGATCGCCACCGCCGAGGCCACCGAGTGGCACCACGCCTGGACGACCTTCAACTCGATGGAGAAGAGCTGGGCGTACCGCCAGGACCAGCTGCCGTCGACGCACCCGATCGTCGCCGAGATCCGCGACCTCGAAGACGTGCTCGTCAACTTCGACGGCATCACCTACGCCAAGGGCGGTTCGGTGCTGAAGCAGCTGGCAGCCTGGGTCGGCATCGAGGCGTTCTTCACGGGCGTCTCGGCGTACTTCAAGAAGCACGCGTGGGGCAACACGACCCTCGCCGACCTGCTCGGCGAGCTCGAGGTCGCGAGCGGCCGCGACCTGTCGGCCTGGTCGAAGCTCTGGCTCGAGACCGCGGGCGTCAACACCCTGCGCCCCGAGATCGCGACGGATGACGCGGGCACGATCACTGCCTTCACCGTGCTGCAGTCGGCGCACCCCGACTACCCGACAATCCGCCCGCACCGCGCCGCGATCGGCTTCTACAACCTCGTCGACGGCGCGCTCGTGCGCGAGCACCGCGTCGAGCTCGACATCGACGGCGAGCGCACGGATGTCGCCGAGCTCGTCGGCCTCGCACGCCCCGACCTCGTGCTCCTCAACGACGACGACCTCGCCTACGCGAAGATCCGTCTCGACGAGGCATCGCTGCAGGTCGCACTGGGGAACCTCTCGAAGATCGAGGACCCGCTCGCCCGCGCCCTCGTCTGGAGCTCGGTGTGGGATGCCGTGCGCGACGCAGAGACGAGCGCGAGCGACTACCTCGAGCTCGTGCTCGGCAACATCGCGAGCGAGACCGAGTCGACGACGCTGCGCATCATCCTCGCGAACGCGCAGCTCGCGGCGAGCGCGTACGTCGCTCCCGAGCACCGCTCTGACGCACGCCGTTCGCTCGCCGACGGGTTCTGGCAGCTCGCGCAGCAGGCTGCGGCCGGCAGCGACGCCCAGTTCCAGTTCGTGAAGGCGTTCGCCTCGATCGCCGAAGCCGGTTCGCACGTCGACGCCCTCGCCGGGCTCTTCGACGGCTCGATCACGCTCGACGGCCTCGACATCGACACCGACCTCGGCTGGGAGCTGCTCATCGCACTCGTCGCCGCAGGCCGGGCCGGCGATGCCGAGATCGACGCCCGTCTCGAGTCCGACAAGACGGCCACCGGCCAGGAGTCGGCCGCGCACGCTCGTGCGGCGACGCCGACCGCCGAGGGCAAGCAGCGCGCGTGGGCGTCGGTCATCGACGTCGACACGGCGACGAACTCGGTCGTGCGCACGACCGCGACCGGCTTCGTGCGGGCCGACGACCAGTCGCTGCTGACTCCGTTCATCGAGCGCTACTTCGGCATGCTCGACGGCATCTGGAAGAGCCGCAGCTACGCGATCGCCGAGAAGCTCGTCGACCTGCTCTACCCGGCGCCGCTCGCCAACCGCGCACTCGTCGAGGCCAGCCACGCCTGGCTCGCGGCGAACGCTGATGCGGCGCCCGCGCTGCGCCGCCTCGTGGTCGAGAACGTCGCCGGTGTCGAGCGCGCACTCGCCGCGCAGGCGCGCGACGCGCAGTAG
- a CDS encoding ABC transporter ATP-binding protein, with protein MITAEGLVKRYGAKTAVNDISFTVRPGQVTGFLGPNGAGKSTTMRMIVGLDRPSEGRVTVNGKPYAAHRAPLHEVGALLDAKAVHTGRTAYNHLLAMGATHGIGASRVREVIEMTGLESVARKRVGGFSLGMGQRLGIAAAMLGDPSTLILDEPVNGLDPEGVLWVRQFVRHLASEGRTIFLSSHLMSEMALTADHLIVLGRGEIIADAPVADIIAGGTRPRVLVRSPHSSQLADLLAAPEVAVIRSEAGVLEVTGVAASGIGDLAAQHGLSIHELTPLSASLEEAYMALTADAVEYRTEAVR; from the coding sequence ATGATCACGGCAGAAGGGCTCGTCAAGCGCTACGGCGCGAAGACCGCCGTCAACGACATCAGCTTCACCGTCCGCCCCGGGCAGGTCACCGGGTTCCTCGGCCCGAACGGCGCCGGCAAGTCGACCACGATGCGCATGATCGTCGGGCTCGACCGTCCGAGCGAGGGTCGCGTCACCGTCAACGGCAAGCCGTATGCCGCGCACCGCGCGCCGCTGCACGAGGTCGGCGCCCTCCTCGATGCGAAGGCCGTGCACACCGGCCGCACCGCCTACAACCACCTGCTCGCGATGGGCGCCACGCACGGCATCGGCGCGAGCCGAGTTCGCGAGGTCATCGAGATGACCGGCCTCGAATCGGTCGCCCGCAAGCGCGTCGGCGGCTTCTCGCTCGGCATGGGCCAGCGGCTCGGAATCGCCGCTGCGATGCTCGGCGACCCGTCGACGCTGATCCTCGACGAGCCGGTCAACGGCCTCGACCCCGAGGGCGTGCTGTGGGTGCGCCAGTTCGTGCGCCACCTCGCGTCCGAGGGCCGCACGATCTTCCTCTCCTCGCACCTCATGAGCGAGATGGCACTCACCGCCGACCACCTCATCGTGCTCGGCCGGGGCGAGATCATCGCCGACGCCCCCGTCGCCGACATCATCGCCGGTGGCACGCGCCCTCGCGTGCTCGTGCGTTCGCCCCACTCCTCGCAACTCGCCGACCTGCTCGCCGCCCCCGAGGTCGCGGTCATCCGCTCCGAGGCGGGCGTGCTCGAGGTGACGGGAGTCGCGGCATCCGGCATCGGAGACCTCGCCGCGCAGCACGGACTCTCGATCCACGAACTCACCCCCCTCAGCGCATCGCTCGAGGAGGCCTACATGGCCCTGACCGCCGACGCGGTCGAATACCGCACGGAGGCAGTCCGATGA
- a CDS encoding ABC transporter permease, whose product MTTITPPLAHPSQRARSTSLSFGGVLRSEWIKLRSLRSTTWSYLIVIAISLGMALIMSLSMASGMNGGADASSMPAAEQVSLVMQSSVFGAFFGQLVAGVLGVLVISGEYTTGMIRSTLTAVPKRLPALAAKAVVLFVATFVIGLLANLGAFLVSSVVFAGIDVSASITDSAIYLPLLGGALYLALISVFALGVGTMIRSSAGGIAAVLGLILLVPTVLQMIPAEWAHDLIPYLLSSAGLGIFTSTTAEPADDALGAWLSLLIVLAWVGASIAGAAVLLKRRDA is encoded by the coding sequence ATGACCACGATCACCCCGCCCCTCGCGCACCCTTCGCAGCGCGCTCGCTCCACCTCGCTGTCGTTCGGCGGCGTGCTCCGGTCCGAGTGGATCAAGCTGCGGAGCCTCCGGTCGACCACCTGGTCGTACCTCATCGTCATCGCGATCTCGCTCGGCATGGCGCTCATCATGTCGCTCAGCATGGCCAGCGGCATGAACGGCGGAGCGGATGCCTCGAGCATGCCCGCCGCCGAGCAGGTCTCCCTCGTCATGCAGTCCTCGGTGTTCGGCGCCTTCTTCGGTCAACTCGTGGCGGGCGTGCTCGGTGTGCTCGTCATCAGCGGCGAGTACACGACGGGCATGATCCGCTCGACGCTCACGGCCGTGCCGAAGCGGCTGCCGGCCCTCGCCGCCAAGGCGGTCGTGCTGTTCGTGGCGACCTTCGTCATCGGGCTTCTCGCCAACCTCGGCGCGTTCCTCGTCTCCTCGGTGGTCTTCGCGGGCATCGACGTCTCGGCGAGCATCACCGACTCCGCGATCTACCTGCCGCTCCTCGGCGGCGCGCTCTACCTCGCGCTCATCTCGGTGTTCGCTCTGGGTGTCGGCACCATGATCCGCAGCAGCGCGGGTGGTATCGCCGCGGTCCTCGGACTCATCCTGCTCGTGCCGACGGTGCTGCAGATGATCCCCGCCGAGTGGGCGCACGACCTCATTCCCTACCTGCTCTCGAGTGCCGGTCTCGGCATCTTCACCTCGACGACGGCGGAACCCGCCGACGACGCGCTCGGCGCCTGGCTGAGCCTCCTGATCGTGCTGGCATGGGTGGGGGCATCCATCGCCGGCGCCGCGGTGCTCCTCAAGCGACGGGACGCGTAG
- a CDS encoding sensor histidine kinase, whose translation MTEAPISPGYPASVVGGELRLPKPPGVIRQFWARHPWLTDSLITALYFVPTFFGSIATLFVPAPPPAWIAVAQLVAIAVAAAAILLFRRRRPWLLVIIAWLVCLVVYPFGSTDVFPLLLALYALAVYGSTRSAWIGFGGSVVVTTASSYIAVWAHASDTVAPFGANAPASASQFTVLLLIATLIGVTVGNRRRYLNALIARAHDLARERDQQAQLATALERSRIAREMHDIVSHSLTVMVTLADGSAATAGRDPERAAEAMRHVAETGRVALADMRRMLDVLAEPAEAAAGPEELAPQPGMAALPVLVERFRTAGLPVKLTTVGPPIVDPNLQLTVYRIVQEGLTNALRYAATAHRVDVTVEHVEGRVRVDVIDDAAVASTSALGSGGKGIVGMRERVALYGGTLEAGPGSARGWRLHAELRDEAPPSSAPPAPTASPAPNTEDPE comes from the coding sequence ATGACGGAAGCACCCATCTCCCCCGGCTACCCGGCTTCGGTAGTCGGGGGAGAACTTCGTCTGCCGAAGCCACCGGGCGTGATCCGGCAGTTCTGGGCGCGGCATCCGTGGCTCACGGACTCGCTGATCACGGCGCTGTACTTCGTGCCGACGTTCTTCGGATCCATCGCGACGCTGTTCGTCCCCGCCCCACCGCCCGCGTGGATCGCCGTGGCGCAGCTCGTCGCCATCGCCGTGGCCGCCGCTGCGATCCTGCTCTTCCGCCGGCGACGACCGTGGCTGCTCGTCATCATCGCCTGGCTCGTCTGCCTCGTGGTCTATCCCTTCGGGTCCACCGACGTGTTCCCGTTGCTGCTCGCCCTCTACGCACTCGCGGTGTACGGCTCGACACGCTCGGCCTGGATCGGGTTCGGCGGATCGGTCGTCGTGACAACGGCCTCCTCGTACATCGCCGTCTGGGCGCACGCGAGCGACACCGTGGCACCGTTCGGCGCCAACGCACCGGCATCAGCTTCGCAGTTCACGGTGCTGCTGCTGATCGCGACCCTCATCGGCGTAACCGTCGGCAACCGACGCCGGTACCTGAACGCCCTGATCGCGCGGGCGCACGACCTCGCCCGCGAACGCGACCAGCAGGCGCAGCTCGCGACGGCTCTCGAGCGCTCCCGCATCGCCCGCGAGATGCACGACATCGTCTCGCACAGCCTCACCGTCATGGTGACGCTCGCCGACGGCTCCGCGGCGACGGCCGGCCGGGATCCGGAGCGCGCCGCCGAGGCGATGAGGCACGTCGCCGAGACAGGCCGGGTGGCCCTCGCCGACATGCGTCGCATGCTCGACGTGCTGGCCGAACCCGCCGAGGCGGCCGCAGGCCCCGAGGAACTCGCACCGCAACCGGGCATGGCAGCCCTGCCCGTGCTCGTGGAGCGATTCCGCACCGCTGGGCTGCCCGTGAAGCTGACGACCGTCGGGCCGCCGATCGTCGACCCGAACCTGCAGCTGACCGTCTACCGCATCGTGCAGGAGGGGCTCACCAACGCCCTGCGATACGCCGCGACCGCGCACCGCGTCGACGTCACCGTCGAGCACGTCGAGGGCAGGGTGCGGGTCGACGTGATCGACGACGCAGCCGTCGCCTCGACCTCTGCGCTCGGCAGCGGCGGCAAGGGGATCGTGGGCATGCGCGAGCGGGTCGCCCTGTACGGAGGCACGCTCGAGGCCGGCCCCGGCAGCGCACGAGGCTGGCGACTGCACGCCGAACTGCGAGACGAAGCACCCCCGTCGTCTGCGCCGCCCGCACCGACCGCATCGCCCGCGCCAAACACCGAGGACCCCGAATGA
- a CDS encoding response regulator gives MSSDRTPIRVAIADDQSLVRAGLRMVLEAEPDLVVVGEAADGRDAIDLVESTDIDVMLMDVRMPEVDGIAATESIVAGGRATRILVLTTFDLDEYAFAAIRAGASGFLLKDSRPAELVGAIRTVHAGEAALAPRVTRRMIELFAGELPGTATTSAAPGLDTLTPREREILIAIAEGRSNPEIAEQFFLSESTVKTHVGRVLQKLDARDRVQLVIYAYEHGLLPMPGTS, from the coding sequence ATGAGCAGCGACCGAACTCCGATCCGCGTCGCCATCGCCGACGACCAGTCGCTCGTCCGCGCCGGGCTCCGCATGGTGCTCGAAGCCGAGCCCGACCTCGTCGTCGTCGGCGAGGCCGCCGACGGGCGCGACGCGATCGACCTCGTCGAGTCCACAGACATCGACGTCATGCTGATGGACGTGCGCATGCCCGAGGTCGACGGCATCGCCGCGACCGAGTCGATCGTCGCCGGCGGGCGAGCCACCCGCATCCTCGTGCTGACGACGTTCGATCTCGACGAGTACGCCTTCGCCGCGATCCGTGCAGGTGCCAGCGGGTTCCTGCTGAAGGACTCCCGGCCCGCCGAACTCGTCGGTGCGATCCGCACGGTGCACGCCGGCGAGGCGGCACTCGCACCGCGGGTCACCCGCCGCATGATCGAGCTCTTCGCGGGCGAACTGCCCGGCACCGCGACGACGAGCGCAGCGCCGGGTCTCGACACCCTGACCCCCCGCGAGCGGGAGATCCTCATCGCGATCGCCGAAGGCCGGAGCAACCCCGAGATCGCGGAACAGTTCTTCCTGTCGGAATCGACCGTGAAGACCCATGTCGGCAGGGTGCTGCAGAAGCTCGATGCCCGCGACCGCGTGCAGCTCGTGATCTACGCGTACGAGCATGGACTGCTGCCCATGCCCGGCACGTCGTGA
- the pepN gene encoding aminopeptidase N has translation MPAADLTRIEAEQRARVVRSPRYDVRLDLSGAGGTFRSETLVSFDAEPGASTFIEACTTEVHEISLNGSPLDAAVVSDGTRISLSGLAARNELRVVSTAAYTNTGEGLHRFVDPVDGATYLYTEFAVAEANRVFAVFDQPDLKASFTFTITAPADWTVLSNAATPEPAPARVSTGSTSSSADSTGSSADSTGSSADSTGGSADSTGSPAVSTWSFEPGPVISSYIVAIVAGPYAAWHGSARSVDGRDIPLGVLTRASLAQHAEPEVMFQLVQSGLAFYETAFGVPYPYGKYDQIFVPEYNWGAMENVGAVTFNESYLFRSRVSDARREQRAIVVLHELSHMWFGNSVTMQWWNDLWLNESFATWASTLATAAVTEFTGVWATFASDEKTHAAEQDQLPSTHPIVAEIANLADVEVNFDAITYDKGASVLKQLVAWVGLDAFQRGVGAYLTAHAGGNATLRDLLDELEAASGRDLTRWSALWLETAGVNTLRASIDTDDAGTITAARIEQSAAPGHPTLRPHRLALGCYELGDGGLARTHRIELDIDGAVTEVPELVGLARPDLLLVNDDDLTYAKVRLDPASFRTAIDHLPELSDPVSRAVVLGSAWDSLRDAEVPTIDFVRLVIGSIGHETQSAARGLALARLELAISRYLAEEHRDQVAAEAGDAVWALAELAEPGSDTQLQFVKGFTRVASTAAHADVLGSLLDGSIKLAGLEIDLDLHWELVVARATLGAAADDEIDEALARDDTAKGRLLAETARAARPDQAVKDAAWRRVATDASLSNDLARAIADGWQRTAQPELLATTASEYFAMLQEVWASRSFTMASLIVKRLYPAPLVSPELAVMTRGWLEANPAPAPLHRLVSEQLDELERALAAQARDASELSGAAQ, from the coding sequence ATGCCCGCTGCCGATCTGACCCGAATCGAAGCCGAACAGCGCGCCCGCGTCGTGCGCTCACCGCGCTACGACGTGCGCCTCGACCTGTCGGGGGCCGGCGGCACGTTCCGCAGCGAGACGCTCGTCTCGTTCGACGCCGAGCCCGGCGCCTCGACCTTCATCGAGGCGTGCACGACCGAGGTGCACGAGATCTCCCTGAACGGCAGCCCGCTCGACGCGGCAGTTGTCAGCGACGGCACGCGCATCAGCCTCTCCGGTCTCGCCGCGAGGAACGAGCTCCGCGTCGTCTCGACGGCGGCGTACACGAACACCGGCGAGGGACTGCACCGGTTCGTCGACCCCGTCGACGGCGCGACCTACCTCTACACCGAATTCGCGGTCGCCGAGGCCAACCGGGTCTTCGCGGTCTTCGACCAGCCCGATCTGAAGGCCTCGTTCACCTTCACGATCACCGCCCCCGCCGACTGGACCGTGCTGAGCAATGCCGCGACACCCGAGCCTGCGCCCGCGCGGGTCTCGACAGGCTCGACCAGCAGTTCTGCGGACTCGACCGGCAGTTCTGCGGACTCGACCGGCAGTTCTGCGGACTCGACCGGCGGTTCTGCGGACTCGACCGGCAGCCCCGCGGTCTCGACGTGGTCGTTCGAGCCGGGCCCGGTCATCTCGAGCTACATCGTGGCGATCGTCGCCGGCCCCTACGCCGCATGGCACGGCAGCGCGCGCAGCGTCGACGGCCGCGACATCCCGCTCGGCGTGCTGACCCGCGCGTCGCTCGCGCAGCATGCCGAACCCGAGGTCATGTTCCAGCTCGTGCAGTCGGGCCTCGCGTTCTACGAGACCGCCTTCGGCGTGCCCTACCCCTACGGCAAGTACGACCAGATCTTCGTGCCCGAGTACAACTGGGGCGCCATGGAGAACGTCGGCGCCGTCACGTTCAACGAGTCCTACCTGTTCCGCTCGCGGGTCTCCGACGCGCGGCGCGAGCAGCGCGCGATCGTCGTGCTGCACGAGCTCTCGCACATGTGGTTCGGCAACTCCGTCACGATGCAGTGGTGGAACGACCTGTGGCTGAACGAGTCGTTCGCCACGTGGGCCTCGACCCTCGCGACCGCGGCCGTCACCGAGTTCACCGGCGTCTGGGCGACGTTCGCGAGCGACGAGAAGACGCACGCCGCCGAACAGGACCAGCTGCCGTCGACGCACCCGATCGTCGCCGAGATCGCGAACCTCGCCGACGTCGAGGTCAACTTCGACGCGATCACCTACGACAAGGGCGCCTCGGTGCTGAAGCAACTCGTCGCCTGGGTCGGCCTCGATGCCTTCCAGCGCGGCGTCGGCGCGTACCTCACCGCCCACGCCGGCGGCAACGCCACGCTCCGCGATCTGCTCGACGAACTCGAGGCGGCGAGCGGCCGCGACCTCACGCGCTGGTCGGCGCTCTGGCTCGAGACGGCCGGCGTCAACACACTGCGTGCGAGCATCGACACGGATGACGCGGGCACGATCACGGCCGCACGCATCGAGCAGAGCGCAGCACCGGGGCATCCGACGCTGCGCCCGCATCGCCTCGCCCTCGGCTGCTACGAACTCGGCGACGGCGGCCTCGCCCGAACGCACCGCATCGAGCTCGACATCGACGGGGCCGTCACCGAGGTGCCCGAACTCGTCGGCCTCGCCCGCCCGGACCTGCTGCTCGTGAACGACGACGACCTCACCTACGCGAAGGTGCGGCTCGACCCCGCCTCCTTCCGCACCGCGATCGACCACCTCCCCGAGCTCTCCGATCCGGTCTCGCGTGCCGTCGTGCTCGGTTCCGCGTGGGATTCGCTGCGCGACGCCGAGGTGCCCACGATCGACTTCGTGCGCCTCGTCATCGGCAGCATCGGCCACGAGACGCAGTCGGCGGCCCGCGGGCTCGCGCTCGCCCGCCTCGAACTCGCGATCTCGCGCTACCTCGCCGAGGAGCACCGCGACCAGGTCGCCGCAGAGGCCGGGGACGCCGTCTGGGCGCTCGCCGAGCTCGCTGAACCGGGTTCCGACACGCAACTGCAGTTCGTGAAGGGATTCACCCGCGTCGCCTCGACCGCGGCGCACGCCGACGTGCTCGGCAGCCTCCTCGACGGCTCGATCAAGCTCGCCGGGCTCGAGATCGACCTCGACCTGCACTGGGAGCTCGTGGTCGCCCGAGCCACGCTCGGTGCGGCAGCCGACGACGAGATCGACGAGGCGCTCGCGCGGGACGACACCGCCAAGGGCCGGCTCCTCGCCGAGACCGCGCGTGCCGCTCGCCCCGACCAGGCGGTGAAGGATGCCGCGTGGCGCAGGGTCGCCACGGACGCCTCGCTGTCGAATGATCTCGCACGCGCGATCGCCGACGGCTGGCAGCGCACCGCGCAGCCCGAACTGCTCGCGACGACCGCGAGCGAGTACTTCGCGATGCTGCAGGAGGTCTGGGCGAGCCGGAGCTTCACGATGGCCTCGCTCATCGTGAAGCGGCTGTATCCGGCGCCGCTCGTCTCGCCGGAGCTCGCCGTCATGACGCGCGGGTGGCTCGAGGCGAATCCGGCACCGGCGCCGCTGCACCGACTGGTCTCCGAGCAGCTCGACGAGCTCGAGCGGGCGCTCGCTGCACAGGCTCGCGATGCCAGCGAGCTCTCGGGTGCGGCTCAGTAG